One window of Quercus robur chromosome 12, dhQueRobu3.1, whole genome shotgun sequence genomic DNA carries:
- the LOC126709932 gene encoding pectinesterase inhibitor 6-like has translation MRMACIHSLMTFMFAALLMNSGQLAYGNGRSYVQEACSVTRYPDICVHSLASFSSTAKRSPSKWARAGVSVTIGEVKDVAKNLKKLKKYQLMKGKNRIALSDCIECIQDALDELHKSLDVLRRLSKSTFNEQMSDLLTWISAALTDEDTCLDGFEDQKGKQVKLLQNQVLNATYITSNALALVNKLAATGLASITVP, from the coding sequence ATGAGAATGGCTTGTATTCATTCACTTATGACATTCATGTTTGCTGCATTGCTGATGAATTCAGGCCAATTGGCATATGGAAATGGACGCAGTTATGTTCAAGAAGCCTGCAGTGTGACTAGGTACCCTGATATCTGTGTTCACTCACTAGCATCATTTTCAAGCACTGCTAAGAGAAGCCCCAGCAAGTGGGCACGGGCAGGAGTATCAGTGACAATAGGTGAGGTAAAGGATGTTgctaaaaacttgaaaaaattgaagaaatatCAGCTTATGAAGGGAAAGAACAGAATTGCCCTTTCAGATTGCATTGAATGTATTCAGGATGCACTTGATGAGCTTCACAAATCACTCGATGTGCTCAGAAGGCTTAGTAAAAGCACATTCAATGAACAAATGAGTGACCTTCTTACATGGATTAGTGCAGCCCTCACCGACGAAGACACTTGCTTGGATGGTTTTGAAGACCAAAAGGGAAAGCAAGTTAAGTTGCTTCAAAATCAGGTTTTGAATGCTACTTATATCACTAGTAATGCCCTGGCTCTGGTTAACAAACTAGCAGCCACAGGTTTGGCAAGCATAACTGTTCCATAG
- the LOC126709188 gene encoding peter Pan-like protein yields MARFRNKKKKVFVKPVVKKNQPSVDHITGNKIPKSFVFSRGKLPGPLRQLQMDLRKLMLPYTALNLKEKKRNSLKDFLNVAGPMGVTHFLILSKTATAPYLRVGRTPQGPTLTFKINEYSLAVDVAQSQLRPRCPQDLFQNPPLIVLSGFGSGDQHLKLTTIMFQNIFPAIDINTVKLSSCQRIVLLNYNKDTKLIDFRHYSIRLQPVGVSRRIRKIVQNHQVPDLRNLQDVSDFVTKAGYGSESEADDEAATVTLASDLGRINKASTKSAVKLQEIGPRMTLQLIKIEEGLCSGGVIFSEYGNGDGKKKPEKEDTKKQKDTDEDEEDMNEDQENIEEDLEDDEEN; encoded by the exons ATGGCTCGTTTTCGTAAT aagaagaagaaggtgttTGTGAAGCCGGTTGTGAAGAAGAATCAACCTAGTGTGGATCATATCACAGGAAATAAGATTCCAAAGAGCTTTGTGTTTTCTAGAGGGAAGTTGCCTGGTCCTCTTAGGCAACTTCAAATGGACTTGAGAAAGTTGATGCTTCCCTATACTGCTCTCAATCTTAag GAGAAGAAACGGAATAGTCTCAAAGACTTCTTGAATGTTGCTGGGCCTATGGGTGTAACACATTTCCTCATATTGTCAAAAACTGCAACTGCACCCTACCTGAGGGTTGGAAGGACTCCACAAGGCCCAACACTTACATTTAAAATAAACGAATACTCGTTGGCAGTTGATGTTGCACAATCTCAATTGCGTCCTAGATGTCCTCAAGATCTTTTCCAAAATCCTCCTCTG ATTGTTCTTTCTGGTTTTGGGTCTGGTGATCAACATTTAAAGCTCACTACCATAATGTTTCAGAATATCTTTCCTGCCATTGATATAAACACA GTCAAACTTTCCTCTTGCCAGAGAATTGTATTGCTTAATTACAACAAAGATACAAAGCTTATTGATTTTCGGCATTATTCCATAAGATTACAGCCTGTGGGTGTCTCCCGTAGAATTAGAAAAATTGTGCAGAACCATCAAGTTCCTGATTTAAGAAATCTTCAAGATGTGAGTGACTTTGTCACAAA GGCTGGGTATGGATCAGAAAGTGAAGCAGACGATGAAGCAGCAACTGTGACTTTGGCTAGTGATCTTGGTAGAATTAACAAGGCCTCGACAAAAAGTGCTGTCAAGCTTCAAGAGATTGGACCCAGAATGACTCTTCAACTCATCAAGATTGAGGAAGGATTATGTTCTGGTGGAGTCATCTTCAGCGAATATG GAAATGGTGATGGCAAGAAAAAGCCGGAAAAGGAAGATACTAAAAAACAGAAAGACACAGATGAAGACGAGGAAGACATGAATGAAGACCAGGAAAATATTGAAGAAGATCTGGAAGATGATGAGGAAAACTAG
- the LOC126709189 gene encoding mitochondrial zinc maintenance protein 1, mitochondrial, with the protein MAVRAEALNAYRALLRATRKTFAGDSLMLTESASEVRKKFEDNRHVTSEPEIRKLLDDAREASHFISTMIVQAKLNSTGGYVVKPDKEHAGATLEVPSEEILKS; encoded by the exons atggcGGTGAGAGCAGAAGCATTGAACGCGTACAGAGCGTTGCTAAGAGCGACTCGGAAAACGTTCGCCGGCGACTCATTGATGCTGACCGAGTCGGCCTCCGAGGTACGTAAAAAATTCGAAGATAATAGGCACGTGACCTCCGAGCCCGAGATCCGTAAGCTCCTCGACGATGCACGTGAGGCCTCCCATTTCATCTCCACCATGATTGTCCAAGCCAAGCTCAACTCTACCGGTGGTTACG TAGTGAAGCCAGATAAAGAGCATGCAGGAGCGACACTTGAGGTTCCTTCTGAAGAGattcttaagagttaa
- the LOC126708939 gene encoding uncharacterized protein LOC126708939 translates to MSHKALDSRHTIDSCTLRLHTWRPFRTTTSTTSTTTTPPKTLDPSDSNPYSYSYNGAHTHTKRPCLADRATTTTRTPSFPIDAAIDMSKLSLIDDDNANKKNRIYNCGSFSLIARKRRRRGSRSVSGRSSDRSGTRRCCSVGASAAYGTCSDLPVTDSSGELFVNGDSNWGSDVSEARNSRKERDGGGGGGSGVSGNGDKENLGLGFGLIGGFDCQGNESGYGSEPGYRGDAEFGYGDEFDEEEDDPRLLFWGDRFGGEPDSKMEVAGENSFSDQKTHYRCRRKKHDCRMVYSLR, encoded by the exons atgtcacacaaagcCCTAGATTCCCGGCACACCATAGACTCTTGTACACTTCGTCTTCACACATGGAGACCTTTCCGTACTACTACTTCAACaacttctactactactacacCACCCAAAACCCTAGACCCCTCCGACTCAAACCCCTACTCCTATTCTTACAATGGGGCTCACACTCACACCAAGCGTCCCTGCCTCGCCGACCGTGCCACCACCACAACCAGAACGCCGTCGTTTCCAATCGACGCTGCTATCGACATGTCAAAGCTCAGCTTAATCGACGACGACAACGCCAACAAGAAGAACCGGATCTACAACTGCGGGAGCTTTAGCTTGATCGCAAGAAAACGACGCCGTCGCGGGTCCAGATCGGTCTCGGGTCGGAGCAGTGACCGGAGCGGGACGCGTCGCTGCTGCTCTGTCGGGGCGTCGGCGGCGTATGGCACGTGCTCGGATCTTCCCGTGACGGACTCGAGCGGAGAGCTGTTTGTGAATGGGGATTCCAATTGGGGTTCGGATGTGAGCGAAGCGAGGAACTcgaggaaagagagagatggaggaggaggaggaggaagtggTGTTAGTGGGAATGGAGATAAAGAGAATTTGGGACTTGGGTTTGGGCTAATTGGGGGGTTTGATTGTCAGGGAAACGAATCCGGATACGGTAGTGAACCCGGGTATCGCGGCGACGCGGAGTTCGGGTATGGAGATGAGTTTGATGAGGAGGAGGATGATCCAAGATTGTTGTTTTGGGGTGACCGATTTGGAGGAG AGCCAGATTCTAAAATGGAGGTGGCTGGAGAGAACTCATTCTCAGATCAAAAAACCCATTACAGATGCCGGCGTAAGAAACATGATTGCAGAATGGTTTATTCACTGAGGTAA
- the LOC126709330 gene encoding DExH-box ATP-dependent RNA helicase DExH8, with protein MASSPTSSCSSSYSTPFSSSKFSSLPVMALREKIVEKILENRVTLIVGETGCGKSSQVPQFLLREGMAPILCTQPRRFAVVAVAKMVAKARNCEVGEEVGYHIGHSKHLSATSKIVFKTAGVLLDELREKGMNALKYKVIILDEVHERSVESDLVLVCLKQFLMKNNDLRVVLMSATADISRYKDYFKDLGRGERVEVLAIPSSDQKTIFQRNVSYLEQITEFLGISSELNSSQYCPGPSPSMADADIKPDVHKLIHKMVLHIHENEPDIEKSILVFLPTYFSLEQQWNLLKPLSSSFKVHILHSSVDTEQALMAMKIWKSHRKVILATNIAESSVTIPKVAFVIDSCRSLQVFWDSNRKNEAVELVWVSKSQAEQRRGRTGRTCDGQVYRLVTRSFFSQLEDYECPSILRLSLRQQVLQICCAESRAINDPKALLQKALDSPDPEVVEDSLNLLVHMRALERTPLRGRYEPTLYGRLLASFSLSFNASVLILKFGLVGMLREGILLGTLMDTQPPPILRPFGEEHLFTEYINCYFSGDSNDDVQIGRKEVVLMANLCAFQFWQRVFKDKHRLENLKQLLKFDEIKDTTLLLPKIEEEWCSFHNLLQSSLHHVSEIYEDVLSSVHRFRPKFLATSNGLPSYYDPYEFEHTCLLQCQSDGDTDALDDDHLEPSSEIRKCVAEPFVASNNFQTNDVVKNLATTIKEIRVLCTEDRSGNQHINADDNGSHVNGDESLCVYFIKGFCNRGSQCLFSHSLGAKRPICKFFFSFQGCRNGDACFFSHDLGPSPSPLPSPSASSSSSALCLPEDSDANAASLLRFFPTSSDGCILLLDDTDLRFSTNLARYYDPSKIVSTTCLSDTYICNPSLTGVRIFWGLYHPCHTILAKGENPIPWDEVKCVLWFPNLESYSENLDRQKLLLQNFFEYLSIRILAGALYEVRVILTMNNIRFSQLQVEKLGRDFFFFLTESFPFDITSFGELTDSITTKKPMLVSRAISYVFDLHPPTDIQFGDYAATLQKRLLDIQSNL; from the exons ATGGCTTCGTCTCCAACTTCGTCGTGTAGTTCATCGTATTCGACTCCATTTTCGTCGTCGAAATTCTCTTCTCTACCAGTAATGGCGCTCAGGGAGAAGATCGTCGAGAAAATCCTCGAAAATCGCGTCACTCTTATCGTCGGCGAGACTGGCTGTG GAAAGAGCTCACAGGTTCCCCAGTTTCTCCTGAGGGAGGGCATGGCACCAATACTATGTACTCAACCTAGGAGATTTGCTGTTGTAGCTGTTGCTAAAATGGTTGCAAAAGCTCGTAACTGTGAAGTGGGAGAAGAAGTTGGATATCACATAGGTCATTCAAAGCACTTATCAGCAAC ATCAAAGATTGTTTTCAAAACTGCTGGAGTTTTGTTGGATGAACTGCGAGAGAAGGGAATGAATGCCCTGAAGTACAAGGTTATTATTCTTGATGAAGTGCATGAACGATCTGTAGAATCTGATCTTGTTCTTGTTTGTCTTAAGCAGTTTCTGATGAAGAACAATGACCTAAG GGTGGTATTGATGTCTGCAACAGCAGATATTTCAAGATACAAGGATTACTTCAAGGATCTTGGCAGGGGAGAACGAGTTGAAGTGCTTGCAATACCTAGCTCTGACCAGAAAACCATATTTCAGCGAAATGTTTCATATCTTGAACAG ATAACTGAATTTCTTGGAATAAGTTCAGAGTTAAATTCTTCACAATATTGTCCTGGTCCAAGCCCTTCCATGGCTGATGCTGATATTAAGCCTGATGTCCACAAACTTATTCATAAAATGGTGTTGCATATCCATGAGAATGAGCCAGACATTGAAAAGAGCATTTTGGTTTTCCTCCCAACGTACTTTTCGCTGGAGCAGCAATGGAACCTTCTGAAGCCACTTAGTTCATCTTTTAAAGTTCACATTTTACATAGCAGTGTTGACACTGAACAAGCTCTCATGGCCATGAAGATCTGGAAGTCCCATCGTAAG GTTATATTGGCTACAAATATTGCGGAGTCATCTGTGACAATACCAAAGGTGGCGTTTGTTATTGATTCATGCCGATCTTTACAAGTTTTTTGGGACAGTAATCGGAAAAATGAAGCTGTAGAGCTTGTTTGGGTTTCCAAATCTCAG GCTGAGCAGCGTAGAGGAAGAACTGGTCGAACTTGTGATGGCCAGGTTTATCGGTTGGTTACAAGATCATTTTTCAGCCAGCTTGAGGATTATGAGTGTCCATCTATACTAAGGTTATCATTGAGGCAGCAAGTGCTTCAGATCTGTTGTGCTGAATCTAGAGCTATTAATGATCCCAAGG CCTTATTGCAGAAGGCTCTGGATTCACCAGATCCTGAAGTTGTTGAGGATTCACTGAACTTGCTTGTTCACATGCGTGCATTGGAGAGGACGCCTCTAAGAGGCCGGTATGAGCCTACATTGTATGGACGATTGCTTGCCAGTTTCTCATTGTCTTTTAATGCTTCTGTGTTGATACTTAAGTTTGGACTCGTTGGAATGCTGCGTGAAGGCATTCTGCTGGGTACATTAATGGATACACAGCCCCCACCCATTCTTCGTCCTTTCGGAGAGGAACATTTG TTTACTGAGTACATCAACTGCTACTTTAGTGGAGATAGCAATGATGATGTCCAAATTGGGCGAAAGGAGGTGGTACTCATGGCAAACCTATGTGCATTTCAGTTTTGGCAACGTGTATTCAAG GATAAGCACCGTCTTGAAAATTTGAAGCAACTTCTGAAGTTTGATGAGATAAAAGATACAACATTACTGCTGCCAAAGATTGAGGAAGAATGGTGCTCTTTCCATAATCTTTTGCAGTCATCATTACATCATGTCTCAGAAATAT ATGAGGATGTGTTAAGTTCAGTGCATCGTTTTCGGCCCAAATTTCTGGCTACATCCAATGGGCTGCCATCCTACTATGATCCTTATGAATTTGAACATACTTGCCTTCTCCAATGTCAGTCAGATGGAGATACAGATGCACTTGATGACGACCATCTTGAGCCATCTAGTGAAATAAGGAAATGTGTTGCTGAACCATTTGTTGCTTCCAATAATTTTCAGACCAATGATGTGGTTAAAAATTTGGCAACTACTATCAAAGAG ATAAGGGTTCTGTGCACAGAAGACAGATCTGGTAACCAGCATATAAATGCTGACGATAATGGTTCTCATGTCAATGGGGACGAGTCTCTATGTGTATATTTTATTAAAGGATTCTGCAACAGGGGCAGTCAATGCTTGTTTTCTCATTCACTTGGAGCGAAGAGACCCATATGCAAATTCTTCTTTTCATTCCAG GGCTGTCGAAATGGAGATGCATGTTTCTTTTCTCATGATCTGGgtccatcaccatcaccattaCCATCACCATCGGCATCATCTTCTAGCTCAGCTTTATGCCTGCCAGAAGATAGTGATGCGAATGCTGCTTCCCTTCTACGTTTTTTCCCTACATCTTCAGATGGATGCATTCTTCTATTGGATGACACAGATTTACGTTTCTCCACAAATCTTGCTCGCTACTATGATCCATCCAAGATAGTCTCAACAACATGTTTGTCTGATACATACATCTGCAATCCATCCTTGACAGGTGTCCGAATTTTTTGGGGCCTTTATCACCCATGCCATACCATCCTTGCCAAAGGGGAGAATCCAATCCCATGGGATGAAGTGAAGTGTGTGCTATGGTTTCCTAACTTAGAAAGTTATAGTGAAAATTTGGATAGGCAAAAACTTCTCTtgcagaatttttttgaatatctATCCATTCGGATATTGGCTGGTGCCTTGTATGAAGTGCGAGTTATTCTTACCATGAACAATATCCGATTTTCACAACTACAG GTTGAAAAGTTGGGCagagatttcttcttcttccttactGAGTCATTTCCGTTTGACATAACAAGCTTTGGGGAGTTAACAGACTCAATCACCACAAAGAAGCCAATGTTGGTATCGCGGGCCATCTCTTATGTTTTTGATCTGCACCCACCTACTGACATCCAGTTTGGTGATTATGCAGCTACACTGCAGAAGCGTCTGCTAGATATCCAGAGCAACCTTTAG